A region of Vigna radiata var. radiata cultivar VC1973A chromosome 6, Vradiata_ver6, whole genome shotgun sequence DNA encodes the following proteins:
- the LOC106764627 gene encoding uncharacterized protein At1g76660, translating into MGSEQNRFPQHERRKRWGGCWGAFSCFGSQKGGKRIVPASRIPESSGPASQPNGPQVVGLTNQATGLAPSLLAPPSSPASFTHSALPSTAQSPSCFLSLSANSPGGPSSTMYATGPYAHETQLVSPPVFSNFTTEPSTAPLTPPPELAHLTTPSSPDVPFAHFLSSSVDLKNSDKGNYISANDLQATYSLYPGSPASSLISPISRNSGDCLSSSFPEREFRPQWDSSLSPENGKYQRTGSGRVSGHDTNGVTSASQDTNFFCPATYAQFYLDQNPPFPHNGGRLSVSKDSDVQSTGGNGHQSRHARSPKQDVEEIEAYRASFGFSADEIITTSQYVEISDVMEDSFTMMPFASGKSTMEENIEPSLMKGFKAQETQVTLRSSLGSNPGPADNQATIYQGYEDHKSQRHGSNSSGFSIPENPTLVDDEDIFSKMESSRISRKYKMGLSCSDAEIDYRRGRSLREGKRM; encoded by the exons ATGGGGTCGGAGCAAAATCGATTTCCTCAGCACGAAAGA CGAAAGAGATGGGGAGGATGCTGGGGTGCATTTTCTTGTTTTGGTTCTCAGAAAGGTGGTAAGCGCATTGTGCCTGCATCTCGCATTCCTGAGAGTAGTGGGCCAGCCTCTCAGCCAAATGGACCTCAAGTGGTTGGGTTGACAAATCAAGCCACGGGACTAGCTCCTTCTCTCTTAGCCCCACCTTCTTCACCAGCATCCTTCACTCATTCTGCCCTTCCTTCCACTGCACAATCACCTAGTTGTTTCTTATCCTTATCTGCTAACTCACCTGGTGGTCCTTCATCTACAATGTATGCCACAGGACCATACGCTCATGAAACACAGCTGGTGTCTCCTCCAGTCTTCTCAAACTTCACTACTGAACCATCAACTGCCCCTCTCACTCCTCCACCTGAGTTGGCTCATTTAACAACTCCCTCTTCCCCAGATGTACCTTTTGCTCATTTTCTCTCATCTTCTGTGGATCTCAAAAACAGTGATAAGGGTAACTACATCAGTGCAAATGATCTTCAAGCTACATATTCACTCTACCCTGGAAGTCCTGCCAGCAGCCTTATATCTCCAATATCAAGAAACTCAGGTGACTGTTTATCATCTTCTTTTCCTGAACGGGAGTTCCGTCCACAGTGGGATTCATCATTGTCTCCTGAGAATGGAAAATATCAGAGAACAGGATCGGGGAGGGTATCTGGGCATGACACAAATGGTGTCACTAGTGCATCCCAAGATACAAATTTCTTTTGCCCTGCTACCTATGCACAATTCTACTTGGACCAAAATCCTCCATTTCCTCATAATGGTGGGAGATTAAGTGTTTCAAAAGATTCAGATGTTCAATCTACTGGTGGAAATGGACATCAGAGTAGGCATGCTAGAAGTCCTAAGCAGGATGTGGAAGAAATCGAAGCTTACCGGGCATCGTTTGGTTTTAGTGCAGATGAGATTATAACTACCTCTCAATATGTGGAAATTTCTGATGTAATGGAGGATTCATTTACTATGATGCCCTTTGCCTCTGGCAAGTCTACAATGGAAGAAAACATAGAGCCTTCGTTAATGAAAGGGTTCAAAGCTCAGGAGACACAGGTGACATTGCGGAGTAGTCTTGGCTCAAATCCAGGTCCAGCAGACAATCAGGCCACCATATATCAAGGATATGAAG ATCATAAATCACAAAGGCATGGTAGCAACAGCTCTGGGTTCAGCATACCAGAGAACCCTACTTTAGTAGATGATGAGGATATATTCTCAAAAATGGAATCTTCCAGAATTAGCAGGAAATATAAGATGGGGTTATCGTGCTCCGATGCTGAGATTGACTACAGGAGAGGAAGAAGCTTACGAGAAGGAAAGCGAATGTGA
- the LOC106765134 gene encoding uncharacterized protein LOC106765134 isoform X1, producing the protein MNISMPNGQFCAPYPVQNMNQQLPTQMPSPSQGVPHGMHPGXXPMFGFPNQRPXAMVPQNSLFSASPQLGFEPGGQVRLQIDPNEKNLAPPNVTANALVSQLPFSSQQLQGNTCGSLNSNLAHTSNSQPPAFLKSQSQENPYSNIKTNVPNTNWNGSPSKNFKNRPKRGGFKGGFQKSKFHAVNNGKRRTGFPKDHNGRAGPYSGRTGQDRLRSKELKQQPERSFSVTYTEQEIQQWREARKKNHPCNNLQKRHSECPMDSKVINREVLQRELKEVLAKQAELGIEVAEIPSHYLKNSENRGLQNEGKNKFSDKRKFQNKFNKKLDRKGRFGKRQKFADNFSESPLLKKRKPTLLQKLLSADISKDKSHLFQVFRFMVINSFFKHCPDKPLRYPSVMVKENGSEVDTEKDVSKRGNEGAVKKIVSLNNDDDHNSEDEDSDVDENDSIVHNHPHEELFSLVKEEGFEKSDEEEGEILE; encoded by the exons ATGAATATTAGTATGCCAAACGGCCAATTTTGTGCCCCTTATCCTGTTCAGAATATGAATCAACAGTTACCTACACAAATGCCAAGCCCATCTCAAGGGGTTCCTCATGGCATGCATCCTGGTNCCTGNCCCATGTTTGGGTTTCCAAACCAACGGCCTCANGCTATGGTCCCTCAGAATTCTTTATTTTCAGCAAGTCCACAGTTAGGCTTTGAGCCTGGAGGGCAGGTTCGGCTGCAGATTGATCCGAACGAGAAAAACCTTGCACCACCAAACGTGACTGCAAATGCTTTGGTATCACAGTTGCCTTTCTCATCTCAGCAGTTACAAGGGAATACTTGTGGGTCACTTAATTCTAATTTGGCTCATACAAGTAACTCTCAACCTCCTGCATTTTTGAAGTCACAGTCGCAG GAGAATCCTTATAGCAATATTAAAACTAATGTTCCAAATACCAACTGGAATGGATCACCCAgcaaaaacttcaaaaatagACCAAAACGAGGAGGGTTTAAAGGAGg ATTCCAGAAGTCTAAATTTCATGCTGTCAACAATGGAAAGAGGAGAACTGGGTTTCCTAAAGATCATAATGGAAGAG CAGGCCCTTACAGTGGGAGGACAGGACAGGATAGGTTAAGATCAAAGGAACTTAAGCAGCAACCAGAAAG ATCTTTCTCTGTGACTTACACTGAGCAAGAAATCCAACAATGGCGTGAAGCACGGAAAAAGAATCATCCTTGTAACAACTTGCAGAAG AGGCACAGTGAATGCCCGATGGACTCCAAGGTTATTAACAGGGAGGTCTTACAAAGAGAG CTTAAGGAGGTTTTAGCAAAGCAAGCTGAATTGGGAATCGAAGTTGCTGAAATACCATCACACTACCTTAAGAATTCTGAAAATCGAGGTCTTCAAAATGAAGGGAAAAACAAATTTAGTGACAAAAGAAAGTTCCAAAACAAGTTCAACAAGAAATTAGACAGAAAAGGTCGGTTCGGCAAGAGGCAAAAGTTTGCTGACAACTTTTCAGAAAGCCCTTTGTTAAAGAAGAGGAAGCCAACTTTATTGCAGAAACTCTTGAGTGCAGATATAAGTAAAGATAAGAGCCACCTGTTTCAGGTTTTCAGGTTCATGGTAATAAATTCTTTCTTCAAACATTGTCCTGACAAGCCCCTTAGATATCCATCAGTCATGGTTAAAGAGAACGGGTCTGAAGTTGACACTGAAAAAGATGTTTCTAAACGTGGGAACGAGGGagctgttaaaaaaattgttagccTAAATAATGATGACGATCATAATAGTGAAGACGAAGACAGTGATGTTGATGAGAATGACTCTATTGTGCATAATCATCCACACGAAGAACTTTTTTCCTTGGTGAAAGAAGAGGGATTTGAGAAATCTGATGAAGAGGAGGGAGaaattttagaatga
- the LOC106765134 gene encoding uncharacterized protein LOC106765134 isoform X2 yields MNISMPNGQFCAPYPVQNMNQQLPTQMPSPSQGVPHGMHPGXXPMFGFPNQRPXAMVPQNSLFSASPQLGFEPGGQVRLQIDPNEKNLAPPNVTANALVSQLPFSSQQLQGNTCGSLNSNLAHTSNSQPPAFLKSQSQENPYSNIKTNVPNTNWNGSPSKNFKNRPKRGGFKGGFQKSKFHAVNNGKRRTGFPKDHNGRGPYSGRTGQDRLRSKELKQQPERSFSVTYTEQEIQQWREARKKNHPCNNLQKRHSECPMDSKVINREVLQRELKEVLAKQAELGIEVAEIPSHYLKNSENRGLQNEGKNKFSDKRKFQNKFNKKLDRKGRFGKRQKFADNFSESPLLKKRKPTLLQKLLSADISKDKSHLFQVFRFMVINSFFKHCPDKPLRYPSVMVKENGSEVDTEKDVSKRGNEGAVKKIVSLNNDDDHNSEDEDSDVDENDSIVHNHPHEELFSLVKEEGFEKSDEEEGEILE; encoded by the exons ATGAATATTAGTATGCCAAACGGCCAATTTTGTGCCCCTTATCCTGTTCAGAATATGAATCAACAGTTACCTACACAAATGCCAAGCCCATCTCAAGGGGTTCCTCATGGCATGCATCCTGGTNCCTGNCCCATGTTTGGGTTTCCAAACCAACGGCCTCANGCTATGGTCCCTCAGAATTCTTTATTTTCAGCAAGTCCACAGTTAGGCTTTGAGCCTGGAGGGCAGGTTCGGCTGCAGATTGATCCGAACGAGAAAAACCTTGCACCACCAAACGTGACTGCAAATGCTTTGGTATCACAGTTGCCTTTCTCATCTCAGCAGTTACAAGGGAATACTTGTGGGTCACTTAATTCTAATTTGGCTCATACAAGTAACTCTCAACCTCCTGCATTTTTGAAGTCACAGTCGCAG GAGAATCCTTATAGCAATATTAAAACTAATGTTCCAAATACCAACTGGAATGGATCACCCAgcaaaaacttcaaaaatagACCAAAACGAGGAGGGTTTAAAGGAGg ATTCCAGAAGTCTAAATTTCATGCTGTCAACAATGGAAAGAGGAGAACTGGGTTTCCTAAAGATCATAATGGAAGAG GCCCTTACAGTGGGAGGACAGGACAGGATAGGTTAAGATCAAAGGAACTTAAGCAGCAACCAGAAAG ATCTTTCTCTGTGACTTACACTGAGCAAGAAATCCAACAATGGCGTGAAGCACGGAAAAAGAATCATCCTTGTAACAACTTGCAGAAG AGGCACAGTGAATGCCCGATGGACTCCAAGGTTATTAACAGGGAGGTCTTACAAAGAGAG CTTAAGGAGGTTTTAGCAAAGCAAGCTGAATTGGGAATCGAAGTTGCTGAAATACCATCACACTACCTTAAGAATTCTGAAAATCGAGGTCTTCAAAATGAAGGGAAAAACAAATTTAGTGACAAAAGAAAGTTCCAAAACAAGTTCAACAAGAAATTAGACAGAAAAGGTCGGTTCGGCAAGAGGCAAAAGTTTGCTGACAACTTTTCAGAAAGCCCTTTGTTAAAGAAGAGGAAGCCAACTTTATTGCAGAAACTCTTGAGTGCAGATATAAGTAAAGATAAGAGCCACCTGTTTCAGGTTTTCAGGTTCATGGTAATAAATTCTTTCTTCAAACATTGTCCTGACAAGCCCCTTAGATATCCATCAGTCATGGTTAAAGAGAACGGGTCTGAAGTTGACACTGAAAAAGATGTTTCTAAACGTGGGAACGAGGGagctgttaaaaaaattgttagccTAAATAATGATGACGATCATAATAGTGAAGACGAAGACAGTGATGTTGATGAGAATGACTCTATTGTGCATAATCATCCACACGAAGAACTTTTTTCCTTGGTGAAAGAAGAGGGATTTGAGAAATCTGATGAAGAGGAGGGAGaaattttagaatga